Proteins from a genomic interval of Gadus macrocephalus chromosome 2, ASM3116895v1:
- the LOC132446395 gene encoding transmembrane emp24 domain-containing protein 1-like, translating to MCVVGTGVKVPVNVFLLVYFALLVDLTWTLGQLRGTGFTFILPAGRTECFYQTTLKDWTMDVEYQVIAGAGLDVGFTLLSPSGHRIVADFRSSEGIHTVESAQDGDYRLCFDNSFSTRSEKMVFFEVIVDSQGDRGREDEAWGEVDATDSLAEYKMEDIRSTMDFVHRCLERSRHFQNLLRTMEARDRYLLEDNLWRVSFWSCLNLLVMLAVASTQIYTLRRLFDDKKRTFT from the exons ATGTGTGTAGTTGGGACAGGAGTGAAAGTCCCTGTAAATGTATTTTTGCTGGTATATTTTGCATTGCTTGTGGATTTGACTTGGACCCTGGGACAATTGAGAGGCACAGGATTCACGTTTATATTACCGGCTGGCAGAACAGAATGCTTTTATCAAACCACATTGAAGGATTGGACAATGGACGTAGAATACCAG GTAATAGCCGGGGCCGGTTTGGATGTCGGcttcaccctcctctcccccagtgGACACCGGATAGTCGCAGACTTCAGGAGCTCCGAAGGCATCCACAC AGTGGAATCCGCGCAGGACGGCGACTATCGGCTGTGTTTCGACAACAGCTTCAGCACGCGGTCGGAGAAAATGGTGTTCTTCGAGGTGATCGTTGACAGCCAGGGAGACCGCGGCAGAGAGGACGAGGCCTGGGGGGAGGTGGATGCCACGGACAGTTTGGCTGAGTACAAGATGGAGGACATCAGG TCGACTATGGACTTTGTTCACCGATGTCTAGAGAGGAGCCGGCACTTCCAGAACCTTCTGAGGACCATGGAGGCGCGGGACCGCTACCTGCTGGAGGACAACCTGTGGAGAGTGTCCTTCTGGTCCTGCCTCAACCTGCTCGTCATGCTGGCGGTGGCCTCCACGCAGATCTACACGCTGCGGAGGCTCTTCGACGACAAGAAAAGGACCTTCACGTAG
- the tnfsf14 gene encoding tumor necrosis factor ligand superfamily member 14, which produces MQGCEGTPQHVYMVDTHANYPPVPRRSVPSKPLPPPPSQGARSRQVLVVMLLFLMISSSAIQAVFLYRLYYPTADADSPSASKLTDDIGCASPPTKAPPKLSKPMAHLTGNGYNIRPGKEALSWTTVGDIVLREMKYRDGELFVKNAGFYFVYSKVFFAESALFDHIVLLKTPTYQLRPIEILKARKISQHSQPTVKSNSYLGGVFHLKKGDCIFVNTTSKIIHSIPSENFFGAFML; this is translated from the exons ATGCAGGGCTGCGAAGGCACCCCGCAGCATGTGTACATGGTGGACACCCATGCAAACTATCCCCCGGTGCCCCGGCGGTCCGTCCCGTCGAAGCCACTGCCCCCGCCGCCGTCCCAGGGCGCCCGGTCGCGCCAGGTGCTGGTCGTCATGCTGTTGTTCCTGATGATCAGCAGCTCGGCCATACAGGCCGTGTTCCTGTATCGTCTTTACTACCCCACCGCAGAC GCTGACTCCCCATCTGCCTCCAAGTTGACTGATG ACATTGGATGTGCTTCTCCTCCCACTAAAGCCCCTCCTAAGCTTTCCAAGCCTATGGCCCATCTGACAG gcaATGGATACAACATTCGTCCCGGTAAAGAGGCCCTTTCTTGGACCACTGTAGGCGACATAGTCCTTCGTGAGATGAAGTACAGGGACGGGGAACTCTTTGTGAAAAATGCAGGGTTTTATTTTGTCTATTCCAAGGTCTTTTTCGCGGAGAGTGCTTTATTTGATCACATCGTGCTTCTTAAGACTCCCACATACCAGCTCAGGCCCATTGAAATACTGAAGGCTCGGAAGATTTCCCAGCACTCTCAACCAACGGTGAAATCAAACAGCTACCTTGGGGGCGTGTTTCACTTGAAGAAAGGGGATTGTATTTTCGTGAATACCACGTCCAAAATCATACACTCCATTCCCAGTGAAAACTTCTTTGGCGCATTCATGTTATAG
- the LOC132446414 gene encoding uncharacterized protein LOC132446414, translating to MARPAECRCVHYLFLAWLLFLTAGQVVFLTLHYTAGVHNRSQGEVTPQPTREIKHNLKPQVKEKIAENFSGKMINLEASKVDGEGRIQWRTRRPEPSLLTLAGEVVTLGQDAYYFLCLTVTLNNEQGAAGVTVTLKRNDRVIMEGLVDAATHSTGPLVMVEDMSAADKLVVTVTPPVSVDGTSPVKTNLGIICLPKPQPSLPAPPPPPPPGKEQEDK from the exons ATGGCTCGGCCAGCCGAGTGCCGCTGTGTCCACTACCTCTTCCTTGCctggctcctcttcctcaccgccGGCCAGGTGGTCTTCCTCACCCTCCACTACACCGCAGGAGTACACAACAGG TCTCAGGGTGAGGTCACACCACAGCCCACAAGAGAAATCAAACACAACCTTAAACCACAG GTCAAGGAGAAGATAGCAGAGAATTTTTCAGGCAAAATGATCAATCTCGAAGCCTCCAAAG TGGACGGCGAGGGACGCATCCAGTGGAGAACCAGGAGGCCGGAGCCGTCCCTGCTCACGCTGGCCGGGGAGGTCGTGACCCTGGGACAGGACGCCTACTACTTCCTGTGTCTGACGGTGACCCTGAATAACGAGCAAGGGGCCGCCGGGGTGACGGTCACCCTGAAGCGCAACGACCGCGTCATCATGGAGGGCCTTGTCGACGCGGCCACGCACAGCACGGGGCCCCTGGTCATGGTGGAGGACATGTCCGCCGCGGACAAACTGGTGGTCACCGTCACGCCCCCGGTGAGCGTCGATGGGACTTCCCCGGTGAAGACCAACCTGGGGATCATCTGCCTGCCAAAACCGCAGCCTTCcctcccagccccaccaccgccgccgccgcctgggAAGGAACAAGAGGACAAATGA